A window of the Thermodesulforhabdus norvegica genome harbors these coding sequences:
- a CDS encoding chemotaxis protein CheW, which translates to MNEKIRILLVEDSAITRKMETKVLKELGFDNVIEAEDGQQAVEILQKDPTISLIISDWNMPNMGGIELLRWVRSREQFKDLPFILATGRAQKKEAAEAAEAGASNIITKPFAPVELKKVIQDTLAGLTLQAKSREELKRRVPQRDDSGRVVLSIAHIQITDHLTLGVAKNFIETGKVTPKNFTLQTRCMTSWNPVQEALERAEVDGAFILAPIAMDLFAFGVPLKMISLAHKNGSICVRKKTSVTDLGSFFRGKTFVIPHELSIHHMLSHMFITAMGLKPGIAGVREGDFYYEVVPPIRMPDFLKTNPMASGFMVAEPIGTKAIAEGIAEQLFLSAELWQNHPCCIVVMREEVIEEHGEAVEEFVKLLVQAGEFISKKPETAAEIGVAFLDPNRNLGLRVPILKNVLTEPQGIKTDDLMPDHQSLTTMQRYMHDNMGIGTPVDLNAFVMEEFIERACREHTGYVPRYPQLLDPLSLIEKINRSIREGRESSKSKLGHEGKYLIFLMNGQYYGVDVMNVKEIVGIMPIRSLIQAPDYVKGIINLRGAIIPVVDLRRKLGLPETEYTERTCIIILEVPHEGKILKVGVIVDTVSHVESIKAQDIEETPGIGLYGNTGYLSAVAKTGESLKLLLSVSDLFGEGEIETLSRAA; encoded by the coding sequence ATGAACGAAAAGATTCGGATCCTTCTGGTAGAAGACTCTGCAATAACAAGAAAGATGGAAACCAAGGTCCTCAAAGAGCTCGGTTTCGATAACGTAATCGAGGCCGAGGACGGTCAGCAGGCCGTAGAAATTCTGCAGAAAGACCCTACCATCTCTCTGATTATAAGCGATTGGAATATGCCCAACATGGGGGGAATTGAACTTTTAAGATGGGTAAGGTCCCGGGAGCAATTTAAAGATCTTCCCTTTATCCTTGCAACCGGAAGGGCTCAGAAAAAGGAAGCCGCCGAGGCCGCCGAAGCCGGAGCCAGTAACATTATCACGAAGCCTTTTGCACCCGTAGAACTTAAGAAGGTCATTCAGGATACGCTGGCGGGACTGACCCTGCAGGCCAAATCCAGAGAGGAGCTGAAAAGGCGGGTTCCCCAAAGAGACGATTCAGGGAGAGTCGTTCTTTCTATTGCTCACATCCAGATCACCGACCATCTGACTCTGGGGGTTGCCAAGAATTTCATAGAAACCGGCAAGGTGACCCCAAAAAACTTTACGCTCCAGACCAGATGTATGACCAGTTGGAACCCCGTGCAGGAAGCCCTGGAACGTGCGGAAGTCGATGGCGCTTTTATCCTCGCCCCTATCGCAATGGACCTGTTCGCCTTCGGAGTTCCGCTTAAGATGATCTCCCTTGCCCACAAGAACGGCAGCATATGTGTCAGAAAAAAGACCTCCGTCACGGACCTGGGAAGCTTCTTCAGGGGAAAAACTTTTGTCATCCCCCACGAACTGTCGATCCACCACATGCTTTCTCACATGTTCATAACCGCCATGGGTCTGAAGCCCGGAATAGCCGGTGTCAGGGAAGGAGACTTTTACTACGAAGTCGTCCCTCCGATTCGCATGCCCGATTTTCTTAAAACCAACCCCATGGCAAGTGGTTTCATGGTGGCGGAACCTATAGGAACCAAGGCCATTGCTGAAGGTATAGCAGAACAACTTTTTCTTTCCGCAGAGCTCTGGCAAAACCACCCATGTTGCATAGTGGTCATGAGAGAAGAAGTAATCGAAGAACACGGGGAAGCCGTCGAAGAGTTCGTAAAGCTCCTGGTTCAGGCCGGCGAATTTATTTCGAAAAAGCCGGAGACGGCCGCAGAAATAGGGGTTGCCTTTCTGGACCCCAATCGGAACCTTGGTCTCAGGGTTCCCATTCTGAAAAACGTTTTAACAGAACCGCAGGGCATAAAAACCGACGACCTCATGCCCGATCATCAGTCACTCACCACAATGCAAAGATACATGCACGATAACATGGGCATCGGAACCCCGGTGGACCTGAATGCCTTCGTCATGGAAGAATTTATCGAAAGGGCCTGCAGAGAGCACACCGGGTATGTGCCCCGCTACCCTCAACTGCTCGATCCCCTCTCACTGATAGAAAAAATCAATCGCTCAATCCGTGAAGGAAGGGAATCCTCTAAAAGCAAGCTGGGACACGAAGGGAAATATCTCATATTCCTGATGAACGGGCAGTACTACGGCGTGGATGTCATGAATGTGAAAGAAATCGTCGGCATAATGCCTATAAGGAGTCTCATTCAGGCTCCTGATTACGTAAAAGGCATAATAAACCTCAGAGGAGCAATCATCCCTGTTGTGGACCTCAGAAGAAAACTCGGCCTGCCCGAAACCGAATATACGGAACGGACATGTATTATCATTCTTGAGGTTCCTCATGAAGGAAAAATACTGAAAGTCGGCGTCATCGTGGACACCGTTTCCCACGTGGAATCGATCAAGGCTCAGGACATCGAAGAAACCCCCGGAATAGGACTTTACGGCAACACAGGCTATCTCAGCGCCGTTGCAAAAACGGGAGAAAGCCTCAAACTTCTCCTAAGTGTCTCCGATCTTTTCGGAGAAGGAGAAATAGAAACTCTTTCCCGTGCTGCATAG